A stretch of the Brevundimonas sp. MF30-B genome encodes the following:
- a CDS encoding carbonic anhydrase, which yields MPDLTNDPLLNGYHRFRDTRWPEAKAEYEALAKGQKPHTLIVACSDSRADPALIFDAAPGELFVVRNVANLAPPYEPDGRLHGVSAALEFGVKVLEVSRIVVMGHAHCGGVNAMVNGAPESCQDFVAPWVGMAAPSVREQVRGVPADQVEQASEEANVRLSLANLRTFPWIAEREAAGKLELIGLHFGIAKGQLRLLRKDGRFDVMG from the coding sequence ATGCCGGATTTGACCAACGACCCGCTGCTGAACGGCTATCACCGCTTCCGCGACACCCGCTGGCCCGAAGCCAAGGCCGAGTACGAGGCTCTGGCCAAGGGGCAGAAGCCGCACACCCTGATCGTCGCCTGTTCCGACAGCCGCGCCGATCCGGCCCTGATCTTCGACGCGGCGCCTGGCGAGCTGTTCGTGGTGCGCAACGTCGCCAATCTGGCGCCGCCCTATGAGCCCGATGGTCGGCTGCACGGCGTGTCGGCGGCGCTCGAATTCGGGGTCAAGGTGCTTGAGGTGTCGCGCATCGTGGTCATGGGTCACGCCCACTGCGGCGGGGTGAACGCCATGGTCAACGGCGCGCCCGAGAGCTGCCAGGACTTCGTCGCCCCCTGGGTCGGCATGGCGGCGCCCAGCGTGCGCGAGCAGGTCCGGGGCGTGCCCGCCGATCAGGTCGAGCAGGCGTCCGAAGAAGCCAATGTGCGCCTGTCGCTGGCCAACCTTCGCACCTTCCCCTGGATCGCCGAGCGGGAGGCCGCCGGCAAGCTGGAGCTGATCGGTCTGCATTTCGGCATCGCCAAGGGCCAGCTGCGCCTGCTGCGCAAGGACGGCCGTTTCGACGTGATGGGCTGA
- the pgsA gene encoding CDP-diacylglycerol--glycerol-3-phosphate 3-phosphatidyltransferase, whose translation MTAHRANPIPNILTAARLLAGVVMFLILAGATSGFPFASAYLSPDDQFALYRTAFWIFVIAASTDWIDGFLARRWNAETRWGAILDPIADKILVTGAILGVLTSGSVPQIIIPCGLILFREFAVSALRETTAGEVELPVTLLAKWKTTLQLVALGFQLFARNWDGFGLSFDWLPTFQFIADALIWLAAVITLWTGWQYFRQAQKQMGG comes from the coding sequence ATGACCGCCCATCGCGCCAACCCTATCCCCAACATCCTGACCGCCGCCCGTCTGCTGGCCGGGGTGGTGATGTTCCTGATCCTGGCCGGGGCGACCAGCGGCTTTCCGTTCGCCTCGGCCTATCTGAGCCCTGACGACCAATTCGCCCTTTATCGGACGGCCTTCTGGATCTTCGTCATCGCGGCCTCGACCGACTGGATCGACGGCTTTTTGGCGCGGCGCTGGAACGCCGAGACGCGCTGGGGCGCCATCCTGGACCCCATCGCCGACAAGATCCTGGTGACCGGCGCCATCCTGGGCGTGCTGACCAGCGGGTCGGTGCCGCAGATCATCATTCCCTGCGGCCTGATCCTGTTCCGCGAGTTCGCCGTCTCGGCCCTGCGCGAGACCACCGCCGGCGAGGTCGAGCTGCCGGTCACCCTGCTGGCCAAGTGGAAGACGACCCTGCAGCTGGTGGCGCTGGGCTTCCAGCTGTTCGCCCGCAACTGGGACGGCTTCGGCCTGTCGTTCGACTGGCTGCCGACCTTCCAGTTCATCGCCGACGCCCTGATCTGGCTGGCCGCCGTCATCACCCTGTGGACCGGCTGGCAGTATTTCCGCCAGGCGCAGAAGCAGATGGGCGGCTGA